The following are encoded together in the Raineyella sp. LH-20 genome:
- a CDS encoding ROK family protein, producing MVGGEAVYGGVEAGGTKFVCCLGTGPDDIRAEVRFPTTTPEETLGRVVAFFREAAGRGAASAFREAGGSGAASAAAAEGARPAAVGVACFGPVDLDPASATYGHITTTPKPGWAGTDVAGVLRAALGVPVGFDTDVNGAALGEARWGAGQGMDPFVYVTVGTGIGGGAIVNGAPLHGLVHPEMGHVRVRHDRGLDPFPGGCPFHDDCLEGLASGPAMERRWGAPAQTLPAGHPAWELEASYLAELAAGLVCTLSPRRIVFGGGVMAGPGLFPMMRQRTRELLAGYVSSPAVTDRIDDYLVPPGLGERSGRLGALALAEAALAAG from the coding sequence ATGGTCGGCGGTGAGGCGGTGTACGGCGGCGTCGAGGCCGGCGGCACGAAGTTCGTCTGCTGCCTGGGCACCGGCCCCGACGACATCCGCGCCGAGGTGCGGTTCCCCACCACCACGCCGGAGGAGACCCTCGGCCGGGTCGTGGCGTTCTTCCGGGAGGCCGCCGGTCGAGGCGCGGCCTCTGCCTTCCGGGAGGCCGGCGGCTCAGGCGCGGCTTCTGCCGCTGCGGCGGAGGGGGCGCGCCCGGCCGCGGTGGGTGTCGCCTGCTTCGGGCCGGTGGATCTCGACCCCGCCTCGGCGACGTACGGCCACATCACCACCACCCCGAAGCCCGGCTGGGCCGGCACCGACGTGGCGGGCGTCCTCCGGGCCGCGCTGGGTGTCCCGGTCGGCTTCGACACCGATGTCAACGGGGCGGCTCTCGGCGAGGCCCGCTGGGGCGCCGGACAGGGCATGGACCCGTTCGTCTACGTCACCGTCGGCACCGGGATCGGTGGCGGCGCGATCGTCAACGGCGCACCACTGCACGGCCTGGTGCACCCGGAGATGGGCCACGTACGGGTGCGCCACGATCGGGGACTCGACCCGTTCCCCGGCGGCTGCCCGTTCCACGACGACTGTCTGGAGGGCCTGGCCTCGGGGCCGGCGATGGAACGGCGGTGGGGTGCGCCGGCGCAGACCCTGCCGGCCGGTCACCCGGCCTGGGAGCTGGAGGCCTCCTACCTCGCCGAACTGGCCGCCGGACTGGTCTGCACCCTGTCACCACGCCGGATCGTGTTCGGCGGCGGGGTGATGGCGGGGCCCGGCCTGTTCCCGATGATGCGGCAGCGGACCCGCGAGCTGTTGGCCGGTTACGTGTCCTCCCCGGCCGTGACGGACCGGATCGACGACTACCTCGTCCCGCCGGGCCTGGGGGAGCGGTCCGGCCGGCTCGGCGCCCTGGCGCTGGCCGAGGCCGCGCTCGCCGCCGGATAG
- a CDS encoding DUF881 domain-containing protein has translation MTEPTLLDMVRIGARRLRTLFARRATRGPRSRRTRRMVVSGTATVAICVLAGYLIGVSGALARGTDLRGGRNTDLISMVQTGSQRNAALAQQVSTTRAEVDRLTNRAGTGVDPAQLADAAQTAQTVPLIGPGVTVVLDDAPASVSPPGVDPDLLVVHQQDIQAVVNALWEGGAEGMMIQGQRVISTTGIKCVGNTVVLQGIPYAPPYRIQAIGDPAILEAALTSSTYVRNYQDYVAAYGLGYQERREDALKLPAYTGGTELSFASAIPSPTATPTPR, from the coding sequence GTGACCGAACCGACCCTGCTGGACATGGTGCGCATCGGCGCCCGTCGGCTCCGTACGCTGTTCGCACGCCGGGCGACGCGAGGCCCCCGGTCGCGACGTACGCGCCGGATGGTCGTCTCCGGCACCGCCACGGTGGCGATCTGCGTGTTGGCCGGCTACCTGATCGGCGTGAGCGGCGCGCTCGCCCGGGGCACCGACCTGCGCGGCGGCCGCAACACCGACCTGATCTCGATGGTGCAGACCGGCTCGCAGCGCAACGCGGCCCTCGCCCAGCAGGTCTCCACCACCCGGGCCGAGGTCGACCGGCTGACCAACCGAGCAGGCACCGGGGTGGACCCCGCCCAGCTCGCCGATGCCGCCCAGACGGCCCAGACCGTGCCGCTGATCGGTCCCGGGGTGACCGTGGTGCTCGACGACGCGCCCGCCTCGGTGTCCCCGCCGGGGGTCGATCCCGACCTGCTGGTGGTGCACCAGCAGGACATCCAGGCCGTCGTCAACGCCCTGTGGGAGGGCGGTGCCGAGGGGATGATGATCCAGGGGCAGCGGGTGATCTCGACCACCGGCATCAAGTGCGTCGGCAACACCGTGGTGCTGCAGGGCATCCCGTACGCCCCGCCCTATCGGATCCAGGCGATCGGCGACCCGGCGATCCTGGAAGCGGCGTTGACGTCGTCGACGTACGTCCGCAACTACCAGGACTACGTCGCGGCGTACGGGCTGGGCTACCAGGAGCGTCGCGAGGACGCTCTGAAGCTGCCCGCCTACACCGGCGGCACAGAGCTGTCGTTCGCGTCGGCGATCCCATCGCCGACGGCCACCCCCACGCCGCGCTGA
- a CDS encoding aminodeoxychorismate/anthranilate synthase component II, giving the protein MADPTGVHVLVVDNYDSFVYNIVQYLARIGAEVTVWRNDDRRLDDAGWADPFDGILLSPGPGTPAAAGQCIPIIREQAGRTPIFGVCLGMQAIGEAYGATVDRAPELRHGKTSPIHHHGAGCLAGLPEPFTATRYHSLAVLPPTVPDVLEVTATTEDGVVMALRHREFAVEGTQFHPESVLSEGGYRIFANWLAVCGDTEAPDRAAGLTPLVDLA; this is encoded by the coding sequence ATGGCTGATCCGACCGGCGTCCACGTCCTCGTCGTGGACAACTACGACTCCTTCGTCTACAACATCGTCCAGTACCTCGCCCGGATCGGGGCCGAGGTGACGGTGTGGCGCAACGACGACCGTCGACTGGACGACGCCGGCTGGGCCGATCCCTTCGACGGCATCCTGCTCTCGCCCGGCCCCGGCACCCCGGCCGCTGCCGGACAGTGCATCCCGATCATCCGCGAGCAGGCCGGGCGGACGCCGATCTTCGGCGTCTGCCTGGGCATGCAGGCGATCGGCGAGGCGTACGGCGCCACGGTCGACCGGGCCCCCGAGCTGCGCCACGGGAAGACCTCGCCGATCCACCACCACGGCGCGGGCTGCCTGGCCGGCCTGCCGGAGCCGTTCACGGCGACGCGCTACCACTCGCTGGCCGTGCTGCCGCCGACCGTCCCGGACGTCCTCGAGGTCACCGCGACCACCGAGGATGGTGTGGTGATGGCGCTGCGGCACCGCGAGTTCGCCGTCGAGGGCACCCAGTTCCACCCCGAGTCGGTGCTCAGCGAGGGCGGCTACCGGATCTTCGCCAACTGGCTGGCGGTCTGCGGTGACACCGAGGCCCCCGACCGCGCGGCCGGACTGACGCCGCTGGTCGACCTGGCCTGA
- a CDS encoding FtsW/RodA/SpoVE family cell cycle protein, which yields MPDATDSVVVYRKRRNVELAMILVAQFIGLSGYALTHLNLDGRLPPEMLSVAMVWVGLGLALHMAVRWRAPYADPLLLPCALLLNGVGLAMIHRIDLIAEPPRHDVLTQLVWTGLGMALAVAIIVVLRDHRPLQGYTYTLFLVGLVLMMLPMVPGLGTELNGSRVWIRVWRYSFQPAEAAKFVMTIAFASYLVDKRDALAVAGPRFLGITFPRPRDLAPLGVMLAIAMTVLVTQKDLGMSMLFFGLFVMMLYVSTERPAWLVLGGVSFAGAALAASAVFHHVQVRIDAWLHPFQHYDQNLQIISAQFGFAWGGLLGRGWGLGRPGLTPLSKSDFIAAAIGEELGVTGLMALIMVYALFAFRGLRTALAARDDFSTLLATGLSFVFALQVFLIVGGVTRLTPMTGLTTPFMTHGGSSMVVNWMIVGLLLVISHQVRRPVAAPSELTMADDSTQLIAVPTGEARR from the coding sequence ATGCCCGACGCCACCGATTCCGTCGTCGTCTACCGCAAACGACGCAACGTCGAGCTCGCGATGATCCTCGTCGCCCAGTTCATCGGGCTGTCCGGCTACGCCCTCACCCACCTCAACCTGGACGGTCGGCTCCCACCGGAGATGCTGTCGGTCGCGATGGTGTGGGTGGGGCTCGGGCTGGCCCTGCACATGGCCGTACGCTGGCGGGCCCCGTACGCCGACCCGCTGCTGCTGCCGTGCGCCCTGCTGCTCAACGGAGTCGGGCTGGCGATGATCCACCGGATCGATCTGATCGCCGAGCCGCCACGCCACGACGTGCTCACCCAGCTGGTCTGGACCGGGCTGGGGATGGCGCTGGCGGTGGCGATCATCGTGGTGCTGCGCGACCACCGGCCGCTGCAGGGCTACACGTACACCCTGTTCCTGGTCGGCCTGGTGCTGATGATGCTCCCGATGGTGCCGGGCCTGGGCACGGAACTCAACGGCTCGCGGGTGTGGATCCGGGTGTGGAGATACTCCTTCCAGCCGGCCGAGGCGGCGAAGTTCGTGATGACGATCGCGTTCGCCTCCTACCTGGTCGACAAGCGCGACGCGCTGGCGGTGGCCGGCCCCCGGTTCCTCGGCATCACCTTCCCCCGCCCGCGTGACCTCGCGCCGCTGGGCGTGATGCTGGCGATCGCCATGACGGTGCTGGTCACCCAGAAGGACCTCGGCATGTCGATGCTCTTCTTCGGCCTGTTCGTGATGATGCTCTACGTCTCCACCGAACGACCGGCCTGGCTGGTGCTCGGCGGGGTGTCCTTCGCCGGTGCCGCGCTCGCCGCCTCGGCGGTCTTCCACCACGTGCAGGTGCGGATCGACGCCTGGCTGCACCCGTTCCAGCACTACGACCAGAACCTGCAGATCATCAGCGCCCAGTTCGGCTTCGCCTGGGGCGGCCTGCTCGGCCGCGGCTGGGGGCTGGGCAGGCCCGGCCTGACACCACTGTCCAAGTCCGACTTCATTGCTGCGGCGATCGGTGAGGAACTCGGCGTCACCGGACTGATGGCGCTGATCATGGTCTACGCATTGTTCGCCTTCCGCGGCCTGCGCACCGCGCTGGCCGCCCGCGACGACTTCTCCACCCTGCTGGCCACCGGGCTGTCCTTCGTGTTCGCCCTCCAGGTGTTCCTGATCGTCGGCGGTGTCACCCGGCTCACCCCGATGACCGGCCTGACTACCCCGTTCATGACCCATGGCGGCTCGTCGATGGTGGTCAACTGGATGATCGTCGGACTGCTGCTGGTGATCTCCCACCAGGTCCGCCGGCCGGTGGCCGCTCCGAGCGAGCTGACGATGGCCGACGACAGCACCCAGCTGATCGCCGTCCCCACCGGGGAGGCTCGCCGGTGA
- a CDS encoding protein phosphatase 2C domain-containing protein, which translates to MPLSLRFTAHSEIGLVRKNNQDSGYASGHLLLVADGMGGAAAGDLASAVAVTQLRALDEELSTLPAPPRGEDLLSRVTQRVHDANELIADLDADNPALDGMGTTVTAAAFDGTDLAVVHIGDSRMYRLRHNSLVRVTHDHSWVQSLVDEGRLTPDQAATHPHRSLLLRVLNGTPNNDPDIGLVDALPGDRLLLCSDGLCGLVDDTDLARMVAIPDRAQALDQLIAAAHAAGGSDNITIILADVVAEPADAAPPVTVGAAATRQIPPVSERTQEIPLDPAQFVAPLLVDAEGLPVPEDVASQAQALEMRQRHDIDPTPAVLAPSTTRRRPVLAEDERYAPREDPSWGRRAVVLLISLLVAVLLIGGAVAGTWVVWRNSYFIGADGAKVALYRGFDTTIGSWRLNRIVQGEDITIADLSPRYQQQVHEGITVESLSAAQASMTELSQNAAYCRTVRTKADAAAAEEQARQAAAQAQPQSPSPTPAAPPTPVVPDYGEC; encoded by the coding sequence ATGCCGTTGTCCCTCCGTTTCACGGCACACTCCGAGATCGGGCTGGTCCGCAAGAACAACCAGGACTCCGGCTATGCCTCCGGGCACCTCCTCCTGGTGGCCGACGGGATGGGCGGTGCGGCCGCCGGCGACCTGGCCTCCGCCGTCGCGGTGACCCAGTTGCGCGCGCTCGACGAGGAGTTGTCGACCCTCCCGGCGCCACCACGCGGGGAGGACCTGCTGAGCCGGGTCACCCAACGGGTCCACGACGCCAACGAGCTGATCGCCGACTTGGACGCGGACAATCCCGCGCTGGATGGGATGGGCACCACTGTCACCGCGGCCGCGTTCGATGGGACCGACCTGGCCGTCGTCCACATCGGCGATTCCCGGATGTACCGGTTGCGCCACAACAGTCTGGTCCGGGTCACCCACGACCACTCGTGGGTGCAGTCACTGGTCGACGAGGGCCGCCTGACCCCCGACCAGGCCGCCACCCACCCGCACCGTTCGCTGCTGCTGCGGGTGCTGAACGGCACCCCGAACAACGATCCGGACATCGGCCTGGTCGACGCCCTCCCCGGCGACCGCCTGCTGCTGTGCTCCGACGGCCTGTGCGGGCTGGTCGACGACACCGATCTGGCCCGGATGGTCGCGATCCCCGACCGTGCCCAGGCCCTCGACCAGCTGATCGCCGCCGCGCACGCCGCCGGCGGCTCGGACAACATCACGATCATCCTCGCCGACGTGGTCGCCGAGCCGGCGGACGCGGCACCGCCGGTCACTGTCGGCGCCGCCGCGACCCGCCAGATCCCCCCGGTCTCGGAGCGTACGCAGGAGATCCCGCTCGATCCCGCGCAGTTCGTCGCGCCGCTGCTGGTCGACGCGGAGGGCCTGCCGGTGCCGGAGGACGTCGCCAGCCAGGCGCAGGCACTGGAGATGCGGCAACGCCACGACATCGACCCCACCCCTGCGGTCCTGGCGCCCTCGACCACCCGGCGCCGGCCGGTCCTGGCGGAGGACGAGCGCTATGCGCCCCGGGAGGACCCGTCATGGGGTCGCCGGGCCGTCGTCCTGCTGATCTCGCTGCTGGTGGCCGTCCTGCTGATCGGCGGCGCGGTCGCCGGCACCTGGGTGGTGTGGCGCAACAGCTACTTCATCGGTGCGGACGGCGCGAAGGTCGCGCTCTACCGCGGGTTCGACACGACGATCGGGTCCTGGCGACTGAACCGGATCGTCCAGGGTGAGGACATCACCATCGCCGATCTCTCCCCCCGCTACCAGCAGCAGGTGCACGAGGGCATCACCGTCGAGTCACTGTCCGCCGCGCAGGCCAGCATGACCGAGCTCTCCCAGAACGCCGCCTACTGCCGTACGGTCCGGACCAAGGCTGACGCGGCGGCCGCCGAGGAACAAGCCCGCCAGGCGGCCGCGCAGGCCCAACCGCAGTCGCCCTCCCCGACGCCGGCCGCCCCGCCGACGCCGGTCGTCCCCGACTACGGGGAGTGCTGA
- the pknB gene encoding Stk1 family PASTA domain-containing Ser/Thr kinase, with the protein MDIQPTILGGRYQLGPTLGRGGMAEVNRARDLRLQREVAIKRLRIDLASDPTFQARFRREAHSAAGLNHPNIVAVYDTDEQHDPVSGQVVPYIVMELVEGRTLRQVMNSGEAFTSERALEITQGVLDALGYSHRAGIVHRDIKPGNVMLTDLGGQVKVMDFGIARAVADTQATMTQTAAVIGTAQYLSPEQARGEKVGFRSDLYSTGCLLYELLTGRPPFVGDSPVSVAYQHVREHAAAPSAIVPTISPSIDAVVLKALEKDPDRRYQNAREFHDDIARVLAGQAPLALAGAVAAPTAAMTATAVGGMAPVEAAMPTRAMGALPQGEEAALATSPQRAMVDPDADEADDLARRRRRRNIWIVVAAVLVVLLTGGGIFAANGGLTPKQPVPDVRGKTQVVAEELIKAQGLTSTVNVTEGPAGPTVGTVTAQDPPGGTRLANGGVVTLTVNGGPSTTAIPDGLVGQQLSKVQSQLKSAGFTNVTTVAAESSRPANEVLSINPPSGSKVVPDAPIQVTYASGKVTMPDWSGFNRQAVMTDAAGIGLTNVTFTEQASNAAVGTVISQSPAAGSKVSRDAAITVILAKAPQATPPPTSGGPSTPTTTPASPASDTPAGRDKGNG; encoded by the coding sequence ATGGACATCCAACCCACGATCCTCGGTGGCCGCTACCAGCTCGGCCCGACACTGGGGCGCGGCGGCATGGCCGAGGTCAACAGGGCCCGCGACCTGCGTCTGCAGCGCGAGGTGGCGATCAAGCGGCTGCGGATCGACCTCGCCTCCGACCCGACGTTCCAGGCCCGCTTCCGCCGGGAGGCCCATTCGGCGGCCGGTCTGAACCATCCGAACATCGTCGCCGTCTACGACACCGACGAGCAGCACGATCCGGTCTCCGGCCAGGTGGTGCCCTACATCGTGATGGAGCTCGTCGAGGGCCGTACGCTGCGCCAGGTGATGAACTCCGGGGAGGCGTTCACCTCCGAGCGGGCCCTGGAGATCACCCAGGGTGTGCTCGATGCGCTGGGCTACTCCCACCGCGCCGGGATCGTGCACCGCGACATCAAGCCGGGCAACGTCATGCTGACCGACCTCGGCGGCCAGGTGAAGGTGATGGACTTCGGCATCGCCCGCGCCGTCGCCGACACCCAGGCGACGATGACGCAGACCGCTGCGGTGATCGGCACCGCCCAGTACCTCTCCCCCGAACAGGCGCGCGGCGAGAAGGTCGGCTTCCGGTCCGACCTCTACTCCACCGGCTGCCTGCTCTACGAGCTGCTCACCGGCCGGCCGCCGTTCGTCGGTGATTCGCCGGTCTCGGTCGCCTACCAGCACGTCCGTGAGCACGCCGCCGCTCCGTCGGCCATCGTGCCGACGATCAGCCCCAGCATCGACGCGGTGGTGCTGAAGGCCCTGGAGAAGGACCCCGACCGGCGCTACCAGAACGCCCGGGAGTTCCACGACGACATCGCCCGGGTGCTGGCCGGACAGGCTCCGCTCGCCCTGGCCGGCGCTGTGGCCGCACCGACCGCGGCGATGACCGCCACCGCGGTCGGCGGGATGGCCCCGGTGGAGGCTGCCATGCCCACTCGTGCGATGGGCGCCCTGCCGCAGGGCGAGGAGGCCGCCCTGGCCACCAGCCCGCAGCGGGCCATGGTCGACCCGGACGCCGACGAGGCGGACGACCTCGCCCGCCGACGCCGACGTCGCAACATCTGGATCGTCGTCGCCGCCGTGCTCGTCGTGCTGCTCACCGGCGGTGGCATCTTCGCCGCCAACGGCGGCCTGACGCCGAAGCAGCCCGTTCCGGACGTGCGGGGCAAGACCCAGGTGGTCGCCGAGGAGCTGATCAAGGCCCAGGGGCTGACCTCCACGGTCAACGTCACCGAGGGTCCGGCCGGGCCGACCGTCGGCACTGTCACCGCCCAGGACCCGCCCGGCGGGACCCGACTGGCCAACGGCGGCGTGGTCACTCTGACCGTCAACGGCGGCCCGTCGACGACGGCGATCCCCGACGGGTTGGTCGGCCAACAGCTGTCCAAGGTCCAGTCCCAGCTGAAGTCCGCCGGGTTCACCAACGTCACGACGGTCGCCGCCGAGTCGTCGCGGCCCGCCAACGAGGTGCTCAGCATCAACCCGCCGTCCGGCTCCAAGGTGGTGCCGGACGCGCCGATCCAGGTGACGTACGCCTCGGGAAAAGTAACGATGCCGGACTGGTCGGGCTTCAACCGGCAGGCGGTGATGACCGACGCGGCCGGCATCGGACTGACCAACGTCACCTTCACTGAACAGGCCTCCAATGCCGCGGTGGGCACGGTGATCTCCCAGAGCCCCGCTGCGGGCAGCAAGGTCTCCCGTGACGCGGCGATCACCGTGATTCTCGCCAAGGCCCCCCAGGCGACCCCGCCGCCGACCTCCGGCGGGCCGTCGACGCCGACGACGACGCCCGCCAGCCCGGCCAGCGACACCCCCGCCGGGCGGGACAAGGGCAATGGCTGA
- a CDS encoding penicillin-binding protein 2, protein MNKPIRRIAVLTMVLFVALLLNVSQIVVFQQDSLNANPQNRRVRDEQFGGNRGSIVAGKTVLAISDTSPQGSQFAYRRNYPQGSLYAPVTGYFSYDRGTTGLEGAYNAELAGTSNSLFVRRLVDVVTGRSPQGATVETTLDPKAQAAAAQALGHQHGAVVAMDAETGAVLAMVSSPSYDPSTLSTTDIQSAGQAYGALLDDPDSPLTNRAAGEIYPPGSTFKLVTAAAALENGMQPSTMVDTPAKLTLPGTTTQLPNESQCGNGQQSLDRALQLSCNTAFANVAIKLGPDALRKQAEKFGWDYKLSDVNGVAARFPADPDPAQTGLSGIGQYDVASNPLHMAMVSAAIANDGKLMTPYVVQTVRAPDLTAVSTTKPKELSQAMSAANAQQLQGMMVNVVSKGTGTNAQINGARVGGKTGTAQTTPDKPPYAWFTAFAEKDNRKIAVAVFVESANVPRSEVGGNVVAAPIAKSVMQALL, encoded by the coding sequence GTGAACAAGCCGATCCGCCGCATCGCGGTGCTCACCATGGTGCTCTTCGTGGCGCTGCTGCTGAACGTCTCGCAGATCGTCGTCTTCCAGCAGGACTCGCTGAACGCCAATCCGCAGAACCGGCGGGTCCGCGACGAACAATTCGGCGGCAACCGCGGCTCCATCGTCGCGGGCAAGACCGTCCTGGCCATCTCCGACACCAGCCCGCAGGGCAGCCAGTTCGCCTACCGCCGCAACTACCCGCAGGGCAGCCTCTACGCCCCGGTCACCGGCTACTTCTCGTACGACCGGGGCACCACCGGGCTGGAGGGCGCCTACAACGCCGAGCTGGCCGGCACCTCCAACTCGCTGTTCGTCCGCCGCCTGGTGGACGTCGTCACCGGCCGCTCCCCGCAGGGGGCCACCGTCGAGACGACGCTCGACCCGAAGGCCCAGGCCGCCGCCGCCCAGGCGCTCGGCCACCAGCACGGTGCGGTGGTGGCGATGGACGCTGAGACCGGCGCGGTGCTGGCGATGGTCTCCAGCCCCTCGTACGATCCGTCGACGCTGTCCACCACCGACATCCAGAGCGCCGGCCAGGCGTACGGTGCGCTGCTCGACGACCCCGACTCACCACTGACGAACCGCGCCGCCGGCGAGATCTACCCGCCCGGCTCGACGTTCAAACTGGTCACCGCCGCGGCGGCGCTGGAGAACGGCATGCAGCCGAGCACGATGGTCGACACCCCGGCGAAGCTGACCCTGCCCGGGACCACCACCCAGCTGCCGAACGAGAGCCAGTGCGGCAACGGCCAGCAGTCGCTCGACCGGGCGCTGCAGCTGTCCTGCAACACCGCGTTCGCCAACGTCGCGATCAAGCTCGGACCCGACGCCCTGCGCAAGCAGGCGGAGAAGTTCGGCTGGGACTACAAGCTCAGCGACGTCAACGGCGTCGCGGCCCGGTTCCCTGCTGACCCCGATCCGGCCCAGACCGGACTGAGCGGCATCGGCCAGTACGATGTGGCCTCCAACCCCTTGCACATGGCGATGGTCTCGGCAGCCATCGCCAACGACGGCAAACTGATGACGCCGTACGTCGTGCAGACCGTCCGCGCCCCCGATCTGACCGCAGTGAGCACCACGAAACCCAAGGAGCTGTCCCAGGCCATGAGCGCCGCGAACGCCCAACAGCTGCAGGGCATGATGGTCAACGTCGTCAGCAAAGGCACCGGCACGAACGCCCAGATCAACGGCGCTCGGGTCGGCGGCAAGACCGGCACCGCCCAGACGACGCCGGACAAGCCTCCGTACGCCTGGTTCACGGCGTTCGCCGAGAAGGACAACCGGAAGATCGCTGTCGCTGTCTTCGTCGAATCCGCCAACGTCCCGCGATCGGAGGTCGGTGGCAACGTGGTTGCCGCACCGATCGCCAAGAGCGTGATGCAGGCACTCCTGTGA
- the lysS gene encoding lysine--tRNA ligase, producing the protein MQVRLEKRARLLEEGRPPYPVWLDRTHTLDEVRRRWDHLETGEETQDEVGVGGRVVFLRNTGKLCFATLQGGFTAEHDAPRLQVMLSKAEVGDEALAAWKADVDLGDWVFIHGRVIRSKRGELSVMADRWEIASKSLRPMPTLHHELSEETRVRQRYADLVVRPEAQNVLRARSAITRSIRETLHGDGYLEVETPTLQLVHGGATARPFSTHLNAFDISMSLRIALELYLKRVMVGGAEKVYELGRVFRNEGIDSSHSAEFTMLEAYQAWGDQTTIAALIKQIILDAADVVGMRQIETEKGVIDLDGEWKWLGVYPGLSDKVGDEITPDTPLDRLRSIAELFEVEYDALWGPEKMVVELFGELVEPHLLQPTFVCDYPPVAQPLARPHRSEPNKIEAWDLIIGGMERGTGFSELIDPVIQRERLTAQSLARAAGDVEAMQLDEDFLQALEFGAPPMGGLGLGVDRLVMLFTGVGIRETILFPLLKPLG; encoded by the coding sequence ATGCAGGTCCGCCTCGAGAAGCGGGCGCGGCTGCTGGAGGAGGGGCGTCCCCCCTATCCGGTCTGGCTGGATCGTACCCACACCCTTGACGAGGTCCGCCGCCGGTGGGACCACCTGGAGACCGGTGAGGAGACCCAGGACGAGGTCGGGGTCGGTGGCCGGGTCGTCTTCCTGCGCAACACCGGCAAGCTGTGCTTCGCCACCCTCCAGGGCGGCTTCACCGCCGAGCACGACGCCCCGCGCCTGCAGGTGATGCTCTCGAAGGCCGAGGTCGGCGACGAGGCGCTGGCCGCCTGGAAGGCCGACGTCGACCTGGGCGACTGGGTCTTCATCCATGGCCGGGTGATCCGGTCCAAGCGCGGCGAGCTGTCGGTGATGGCCGACCGCTGGGAGATCGCGTCGAAGTCGCTGCGGCCGATGCCGACACTGCACCACGAACTGTCCGAGGAGACCCGGGTGCGGCAGCGCTACGCCGACCTGGTGGTCCGCCCCGAGGCCCAGAACGTGCTGCGGGCCCGGTCCGCGATCACCCGGTCGATCCGCGAGACGCTGCACGGTGACGGCTATCTGGAGGTCGAGACTCCGACCCTGCAGCTGGTGCACGGCGGCGCGACGGCCCGGCCGTTCTCCACCCATCTCAACGCCTTCGACATTTCGATGAGCCTGCGGATCGCCCTGGAGCTCTACCTCAAGCGGGTGATGGTCGGCGGAGCCGAGAAGGTGTACGAGTTGGGCCGCGTCTTCCGCAACGAGGGCATCGACTCCTCGCACTCCGCCGAGTTCACCATGCTCGAGGCCTACCAGGCCTGGGGCGACCAGACCACCATCGCAGCGCTGATCAAGCAGATCATCCTCGACGCGGCCGACGTCGTCGGGATGCGCCAGATCGAGACCGAGAAGGGCGTCATCGACCTGGACGGCGAGTGGAAGTGGCTCGGCGTCTACCCCGGTCTGTCCGACAAGGTCGGCGACGAGATCACCCCGGACACCCCGCTGGACCGGCTGCGGTCGATCGCCGAGCTCTTCGAGGTCGAGTACGACGCGCTGTGGGGCCCGGAGAAGATGGTCGTCGAACTGTTCGGCGAGCTGGTCGAGCCGCACCTGCTGCAGCCGACCTTCGTCTGCGACTACCCGCCGGTCGCCCAGCCGCTGGCCCGGCCGCACCGCTCCGAGCCGAACAAGATCGAGGCCTGGGACCTGATCATCGGCGGCATGGAGCGCGGCACCGGCTTCTCCGAGCTGATCGACCCGGTGATCCAGCGCGAGCGGCTGACTGCGCAGTCGCTGGCCCGGGCGGCCGGTGATGTCGAGGCGATGCAGCTCGACGAGGACTTCCTGCAGGCGCTCGAGTTCGGCGCCCCGCCGATGGGTGGCCTGGGGCTCGGCGTCGACCGGCTGGTGATGCTCTTCACCGGGGTCGGCATCCGCGAGACGATCCTCTTCCCGCTGCTCAAGCCGCTCGGCTGA
- a CDS encoding cell division protein CrgA, translated as MAETKQRKSVADRRKGDRGTADRRSAGRKAEATTKPDAQPDAGTESGSARRRTAAPGTAPWVVPTMVTLLLLGVAWIVVFYVAGYLIPFMAAMGNWNLAVGMGLIAASFVVATQWK; from the coding sequence GTGGCCGAGACCAAGCAGCGCAAGTCCGTCGCCGATCGCCGCAAGGGTGATCGGGGCACCGCAGACCGGCGCTCGGCGGGCCGCAAGGCCGAGGCGACGACCAAGCCCGACGCCCAGCCCGACGCCGGGACCGAGTCCGGGAGCGCCCGGCGACGCACCGCCGCACCGGGCACCGCCCCCTGGGTGGTGCCAACCATGGTCACTCTGCTGCTGCTCGGCGTCGCCTGGATCGTGGTGTTCTACGTGGCGGGCTACCTGATCCCGTTCATGGCCGCGATGGGCAACTGGAACCTGGCGGTCGGGATGGGCCTGATCGCGGCCTCCTTCGTCGTCGCCACCCAGTGGAAGTGA